The bacterium sequence GACTGTCAGGCGAGTTCTCCGAGCACGAGTGAGAGTGAGATCACATCTTCGCCGCGGAACCTCCGGTGGGTGTGTCACCGGTCATCATCTCTGGGGAACGGTGGCGTAGGGCGAACTCGGGGTTTTTCGACGGGCTGCTAACCCACATTATTCATGAACCATACTCGCAAGTCCACGACAGCCTCGTTTTCGACCCTCTTCCCTCTTTGAAGACTCCGCCGATCATCAACACCGCGTTCAACTGCTGAAGATCTCGGCGACGGCGGCCTGACGCCTCTTTTCGGACACACCGATCCATCGAGAGGACTGGTCGAGGCGATTTTCGCGGGAAGCTGAACCGATTACGGGACTGCCGCACTCCAGATCGCCCTGTGGAGCCTCCGACTCCATCAGAGACAGCAATGCGTCAGACAAGTCGGCCTCCACCAACAAGCTGGGCGCAGATCCGCGACGCCGCGCGTCAGGCCAGCAACTCGTTCACTTTGGCGATGAACGCCTCCCGATCGATCGGCTTCGCAAAGAACCCGTCCGGCGGCGGCACCTGGGGCCGGGTGCTCATGAACTGCTTGAACGGTTCCGGGTCGCCGCCGACGCCGGTCACGGCCGTGACCATCACGACCGGGATCGACTTCAGCTCCGCGTTTTCGCGCAGGTTGCGGTAGCAGCGGATGCCCGACTCCTCGGGCATGGTGATGTCCAGGCAGATCAGGTCGGGCTTCTCGGCCTGCGCCTTGGCGAAACCCACCCGTCCGTTCTCCGCGGTCATGGTCCGGAAGCCCGCGTCGTTCAGCAGCATCTCCAGGTAGGTCACCACGTCCGGCTCGTCGTCCACGATCAGGATCTTGCGGGACCCCGCTTTGTCCGGGCTCATCTCTCTTCTCCTTCCGGCTCCAGGCGCCGGGGCCTGTCGAGCCTGGTGTGTATCGATCCTGGGTACGCTAGTCCTTCTTCTGCGAGCGGCGCAGGATCTCCAGCGCCTTCTTCATGGCCTCGGGGCTGGCCTGGCCCATGCTGTCCTGCAGCTCTTCCCGCAGGCCGATCTTCTCCTCGCCGGCGTCCTCGACCTCGAGGCCCAGGGCGCGCTTGATGCTCTGCACGTAGCTCTTGGGGTTGACCGGCTTCTCGAGATAGGTCCCGGGGCCGGAGATGACCCGGTTGTCGAGCAGGTCCTGCAGGTCCTCCTTGCCCATCTCGTCGCCGGCGTGGGCGGTGACCACGAGCACGGGGATGCGCGCCAGCTTCTTGTCGCGCCGCAGCTCGTAGAGCAGCTTGTGCCCGGACATGTTGGGCATGATCAGGTCCAGGGAGATGAAATCGGGCGGTTCGCGCCGGACGAGCTCCAGGGCCTCCCGGCCGTCCCCGGCCGTGACCACGTTGAAGCCGGCGTCCTGCAGGATCATGGCCAGGTAATCCCGGACGTTGGGCTCGTCGTCCACGACCAGCACTGTCTTGTCAGCGGCCTGCTCCATGTCGTTCCTCCTGTCTCGTGTGCGCGATCGCTTCAGGCTGCCTCGTCGTCGTCCAGGCTCGGCAGCCGGTCCCGGGGAAACTCGAGCCGGAAGACGGAGCCTTCGCCGACCGTCGACTCGAAGGAGACCTTGCCGCCATGCTGTTGCACGATCTTGCGCGTTGTCAACAGTCCGAGGCCGGTACCCTTGTTGGCCCCCTTGGTTGAAAAGAAGGTGGTGAAGACCTTCTTGTGGATGTCGTAATCGATGCCGGACCCGTTGTCGGCCACCTCGATGACCAGGGCGCCCTCGCCTTCGCGCGTGCGGACCACGACCCTGCGGTCCTTCCGGTCGCAGATCTCGCAGGCGTCCAGGGCGTTGGAGACGAGGTTGTCCAGGCAGGACTGGATGCCGCCTTCGTCCATCAGGGCGTAGGGGATGCCTTCCTGGAGCTCGGCGTCGAGCGTGATGCCCGACATCGCAGCCTTGTCCCTGAACAGATCGACCACCTTCTGCGCGATCAGGTTGGGATCGACCAGCTTGACCTCGGGCTTGCGCCCGCGGGCGAACTCGAGGAACTCCTTCACGAAGGTCGAGATGCGGTCGATGTTCTCCTCGAGCATCTGCCAGCCCTTGAGCATGCGTTCGTTGTCGCCGTTGCGCATGCCGGAGCGGAAGGCGTACATCCCCCCGTCGATGCCCATCAGCACGTTCTTGATGCCGTGCGCCAGGCCGGCCACGGTCTGACCCACCGCGGCCAGGCGTTCGGCGGTGATCTTCTCGCGCTCGAGTTCCTTGACCTCGCGCCTGTCCTGGGCGATGACCGCCCCGCCGAGCAGCTTGCCGTCCTGGTGGAGATTGATGCCGGCCAGCCGGACGGGAATGGTCTCGCCGTCCAGGCTGGTGATGGTGGTCTCGTGCAGCAGGACGGAGTCGTCGCCGGGGCCGCCGGCCTGCTGCAGCTGTTTCGGCAGGATCTGCGGCGGGACCTTCTTGCCGATCAGGTCCGCGCGGTCGGCCCGCCAGAGCTCCTCCGCGGCCCTGTTCATCAGCACGACCTGCTGGTTCTCGTCCGTGACCACGATGGCGTCCAGCGAGTTCTCCACCAGGGCCTTGCGGAAAGCGCTGGCGCGGAAGAGCTCGGCCTCCATCTCGGTGGTCGTGGTCACGTCCAGGGCCATCTCGATGACGTGGGTGATATCGCCGTCGCCCCAGAGCAGCGGGGCGGTGGAGACCACGTAGTGCGTGGGGGTGCCGTCCCGGCTCGTGCCGACGTGCCGCGAGGTGTAGGAGCCGCCGTCGGCGAAGGTGCGGGCGGCCGGGCAGTCCTCGCATTCCCGGTGCTGGTGCTTGAACAGCCTGTAGCAGTACTCGCCACGCGGTTCGCCGAAGGTGCGGCGGAACATCTCGTTGGCCTTCACCACGCGCCGGTCGCGGTTCAGCACCGTGACGTAGCACGGCACCTTCTCGAACAGGGTCTGGTATTCGCGCTGCAGGCGCTTCGTGGTGGTCAGGTCGGTGGTGATGGCCGCCACATGGGTGATCTCGTCGTCGGCGTCGGCCAGGGGGGTGAGCTGCGCCATGTAGTGGACGGTCTGTCCGTGCAGGTCCAGGCCGCTCTCCTCGAGCACCCTCTGGCGGCCGTCGGCGAAGGTGGCGCGCGTGGGACAGTCCTCGCATTCGTCCGCGCGGTCCTTGTAGACCTCGTAGCAATGCTTGTCCCGGCTGGGCCCGAACACCTCCTCGAAGGCGTGGTTGCAGCGGACGATCCGCAGGTCGCGGTCGATAACGACCACGCCGTGCGGGATCTCGTCCAGCAACCTGTCGCCCTGCAGGCTCTGCCAGGTGGGGACGGTCACGGGTTCATCCCTTTCGCCTCTTCGAGGCCGGGGCCTCCGCTGCCGCCGGCCCGGGCCACCGACCGGGTCCGCCTGATCAGCTCGTCCTTGTCGTCGAACCGGTTCCGGTGGCAGGTGGCGCATCGACCCAGGTGGGGTTCGCCGGCGGCGGCATCCTCCTGCAGATGGCACCGGAGGCAGAGGCCGTGCATCGCGTCCAGGTAGCCGGGGGCCAGGCCGGCCGGGAGCTCGATGGTCGCGCGCACCAGTGTCGCGTCAGGACGAGGGGGGCGATGGCAATCGTCGCAGGCCTTGGCGGCGGCGCGGCTCTTGGGGGCGTCGGCGTCGACGTGACAGGTCGCGCAGCTCTCGCGTCCGCCGAGCGCCGTCTCGTGGCGGGCGTGGGAGAAGGTGTCGGTCGTCTCGAACATGTCCCGGTGGCATTGCGCGCAGGAGGTGGCCAGGTCCAGCGGCACGTTGCGGTGATGGCAGAGCGCGCAGGCCGTCTGGCCGCCCAACCTGCCCTGGTGGGCCTCGTGCTCGAAGAGGACATAGCGTTCAGCGCCGCCGCTGTCGATCAGGATGACCGGGTGCAGATCGACGCCCGCGTCGAAGGGGGTCTCGCCGCTGCTCGCCACGAGCTCGAAATCGTGTCCGGGGCCCGACGGGTTCTGCGCGCGCACGATCAACGCGTTCTTCGGCGCAGCGACGGGGGCGGCCCGGGTGCGTTCCCGCACGGCGACCTGCGCCTCCACCAGGATGACGCCGGCGATCGCGCCGACGACCAGGGCCAGGACGGCTCTCTGCCCGCCGCCGAACCAGGGCGCGCCGATGTACTGGCGTCCCACCGGGTCGAACGCCGTGCGCGCGAAGAGGTCCGGCGCCGCCGGCGGCTCTTCCCATATCCGCAGCCTCTCCACGCAGAAGAGGAAGACGAGCGCCAGGCCGGCGACGATGCCGAGGCTGGTGACGACCTCCGTCAGGGCCGGCACGTAGGCCTCGCCGGTGATCGCGACGTGGGAGATGCCGCCCACGTCGGCGCGGTGCAGGACGAACCCCGCAACCACCAGCAGGGCGCCCCAGCCGTGGGCCCACGGCTGGCCGCGGGATTGCGGGAGCGTGAACAGCAGGATCGGGAGCACGGCGCTCAGGGCCAGCTCCAGCCAGAACAGGACGGCGAAACCCGAGCCGTCCACGGCGTGGCCGAGCATGCCCCGCACGCCCAGATCGACGAGCCGCACCACCAGGTACAGGCCCAGCACGACCGCCGCCGCGCGGGTCAGGCCGCCGAAGAGCTGCCATTCGGCCTTGCGCCGGTACAGCCAGGCGGAGACCACGCCCTCGAGGGTGACCATGCCCAGGCCGAGGGCGACCGCCGAGATCAGGAACAGGGGAGACTGCAGGGGGCTGTACCAGAGCGGGTGCATGCGCCCCTCCGTCAGCAGGAACATGGTGCCGAGCGACGACTGGTGCAGGGTCGACAGGCAGATGCCGGTGATCACCAGGGGCAGCACCAGCCGCCGCAGGAGACGGACCACCGGTTGCGCCCGGCGCCACCGCTCCAGGGCGGTCGGCGCGAACTCCAGGGCCAGCACCGTCGTGTACAGCATGACGCACATCGCCACCTCGAACAGCGGCGAGTGCAGGTTCTGCTGAAATACCGGCCGCCAGATGTTCCAGGGGCGGCCCAGGTCGACCAGCAGACCGATGATCACGCCCAGGTAGCCGAGAAAGGCGGTCAGGATCGCCGGCCGCACGATCCCGTGGTAGCGTTCCCGTCCGAAGATGTGGACGGCGGCGGCCAGCACGAAGCCGCCGGCGGCCAGGGCCACGCCGGACAGGACGTCGAAGCCGATCCACATGCCCCAGGGCGTCGTGTCGGTCAGGGCCGTGGTCAGCCCGAGCCCCAGGGCGTAACGCACGCCCACGACCACCGCGGCGGCGCCGACCAGGCACCAGAGTGCGGCCTTCGTGGCGATCAGCCGGCTGTTGGTGGCGGTATTCTCGCTCACGACTGCTCCTCGTCGCCGGGTGTGACTGTCTCTGCGGCCGCCGGGCCGGCTGCCGTCGCTGCCGCCGCCTCGGCGGCCAGCTTCTGCCGGCGCTTGATGACCCAGTGTATGCCGGCCATGGCCATGCCGACCGAAACGAACGTCGTCGGCACCGTGTGCAGCACCATGTCCGCCAGTTCGGGCACGGCGTCGCGGGGCAGCTGCGACGGCCAGCCGGCCTGCACAAGGTCCACGTCGGAGATGTACAGGACCGACGTCCCGCCCACCTCGTGCTCGCCCCAGACATGGTCGATATAGCGGTTCGGATCGTCCCCGATGCGCCGCCTGGCCTCGGCCAGCAGGTCGTCGCGCGCGCCGAAGATCGTGGCGCCCTCGGGGCAGGCGGCGGTGCAGGCCGGCTGCTTCAGCTCGCCGCCGGTGATCTTCTCGTAGCAGAGGATGCACTTGCGCACGCGCGGGTTGGCCGACCCCCACTCGTAACGGGTCATCCGGAACGGGCAGGCCACCATGCAATAGCGGCAGCCGAGGCAGATGCTCGGATCGTAGGCCACCACGCCTTCGTCGGTCGTGTGCAGGGCGCCGACCGGACAGGCCGCGGCGCACCCCGGTTCCAGGCAGTGCCGGCAATGGACGCGCACGTGCCGGTTCCCGGTCCGCGCGATGGTGGTCCAGCGCGTGGAGGACAGGTCTGTGGCGGCGCCCTGCCATTTGCGGGGCGTGTCCCGCAGGCCGGTCTCGTTGGTGACCTTGCAGGCCAGGACGCACTCCTCGCAGCCCGTGCATTTGGTCACGTCGGTCAGGATCGCGAAGGAGCTCATATCGGTTCGTTCTCCTTGGCCAGGGCGATGGCGACCCGGCGGCCGCTCTCGGCCGGGAAGTGCCAGCCGACTTCACCGAGCAACTGAGTGAGGGGTGCCAGGACGCAGTGCACGATCTTGGACAGGGGCGTGACGACCAGGGCCAGGTTGCCGGCCAGCATGTGCACCAGCAGCATCGTGCGCGGCGCAAGGGGGGACGCGGACGGATGCGCGGCCCAGTAGCCGCTGGCGGCCAGCGCGAGCAGCAGCAGCAGGATCCCGGCGTCGCCGGCGCGGGACAGATCGCGGCTCGCCTTGACCAGCAGCCGCTCGAGCAGGATGACGGCCAGGCCGGCCAGCGCGAGATAGGTGAACGCGTCGGACGCCCCCCGGCCGAGACGCGGCCACCACGGGGGCAGTATCGCTCCCCAGAGCGTGACGTGCCCGACGTAGAAGAGCGGCAACAGCAGGATTCCCGCGTGGAACAGCAGCGAGGCGAGGCCGTAGAGCGGGCGCAGGCGCAGCAGGCGCCAGGGCAGCAGCCAACGTGCGGTCGCGCGCAGGACGGTGCGGTGGGGCAGACGCCTGTCGCCGGCCCGTCGCTGGGCGGCGGCGATCTGCCAGGCGGCGGTTCCGAAGCGGTAGGCCAGCCCCAGCAGGCAGATGGCCAGGCTGATGCGGAAGAGGGGGCCACGGGCCAGGGCGATCCAGGTGTCCATCACTTCTCCTCCGCTGTCGTTGCGGTCTGCGCGGCCGATGCGTCCCCGCCGTTCTTGGCGACGACCATGAACTCGGGGGGGTCGATGGCCTCCAGGATCAGGTCGTGCAGGCCGCAGACCCGGACGTCGAGCCCGTGGTCCTGGCAGACCTCGGCCACCTGCTTCTTGCAGTTGGCGCACGGGGAAACCACGATCTCGGCGCCGGTGGCGCGGATCTGATCGGCCTTGGCCTTGCCGCCCGTGAGGGTGCGGAACTTGCGGATCTCGTCGATGGAGACCGTGCCCCCGCCGCCGCCGCAGCAGTAGTTCTGCTGACGGTTGGGCGTCATCTCCACGAAGTCGGCGCAGATGTGCCGGAGGATCTCCCGGGGCTGCTCGGTGATCCAGCCGCTGCGGGCGATGTTGCAGGGGTCGTGGTAGGTCACGCGCTGCTTGATGACCGATTCCCTGAGCTTCAGCTTGCCGGCCCGCCACTGCGCGTGGGTGTACTCCATGATGTTGATCACCGGGGGCGCGTCCTCGCCGCCGCAGAAGGTCGGCACGAAGACCTTCGCCGAGCGCGAGGCGTGGCCGCACTCGCCGATGAGGATCTTTTGCGCCCCCAGGCGCCGCACTTCGGCCACCTCGTTGCTGACGATGCGGTCGAGCAGGCGGTCGCTGTAGAACAGGCCGTAGTTGATGCCGTCGAAGTTGTGCGTGCCGATGGTCCAGGAAGCGCCGGTCGCCATCATCACCGCGGCGTTGCCCATCAGGGTGTCCGGTTCGAGCAGGTAGTCGCTCACCGCGGGAAAGAACACGTACTCGGCGCCCGCGACGTCGAGGGGGAACGCGATCTTCAGACCGTGCAGGTCGACGCAGTCCTCCACCAGGAACTCGCAGGTGTCCTGCATCGCGGGCGCCGGGATGGCGGACGTGTTGTGCGTCTTGCCGTCGAGCTGCTCGCGCGTCGCCACCACCAGGGCCTTAGGCGTGATTCCGATCTCGGCCAGGATCCAGCGGGCCAGGTGGGTGATCAGGCCGTGGTCCACGCCCAGCGGGCATTCCAGCTTGCAGCGCCGGCAGGCGGTGCAGCGGTAGTAGTCCTCCGCCATCCGGCTGATGTAGGCGTCCGTCAGGACGAAGGTGTCGCCCAGCCGGGCCCGCAGGTTGCCACCGAGGGTGAAGTAGCGGCGATAGACCTGCAGCAGCAGCTCGCTGCGCTCGCAGGGGATGTCTCGCTGCTCGCCGGAGACCTGATAGACCGGGCAGGTGTCGGCGCAACGGCCGCAGCGCGCCTTCATGCGGGCGGCGGCGTCCAGGACCGGCGCATAGTTGGAGTGGGCCAGGATGGCCGCGAAGGCGTCCAGGAAGCGTTGCGGCAGTTCCCGGTCGTCCAGATCCTCCAGGTAGTAGGAACAGGCGATGGCCATGTCTCGACTCCGGTTTGAACCTTCCGGGATTTCCCGCCCGGGTGCCATGAATTCGATCGGACCGAAGGCATGGAACATGCCGTTCTTGATCATAGTCATTATTTGTTTGTTATCATTGATGTTACATGTAATTGACAAATTGTCTTTATCGTGTTATGTGTTCGAAATGTCACGATATTGGAACGGCACCTGATCCATTCTTGCAACTGTGAGACACATCGGCTACCCTTGGAGCAGCACTGGCAAAGTCGTACACGCGCAGGAGGTCGTGATTTGTCGTCGGCCCTGGACCCCAGATATGGCTCGTTGATCTTCGAGCACATCCCGCACGGGATCTTCACCGTGGACGAGTTCGGCGCCATCACGGGCTTCAACAGCGCCGCCGAGCGGATCACCGGCTGGGAGCGCGCCGAGGTGATCGGATCTCAATGCGCCAAGATCTTCCGCTCCGACCATTGCGAGCACGCCTGTTTCCTGCGGCACAGCATCGAGCGGGGTGAGCAGCACCGGGACGAGGAGGTGACCATCACGCGCAGGGACGGCAGCGAGCTGCTGGTCTCGGTCAGCACCGCCGATCTCAAGGACGAGCGCGGACGCGTGGTGGGCGGCGTGGAGATGTTCCGCGATCTCACCGTCCTGGCGGAGCTGCGGCGCCGGCTCGAGGATCGCTATACGGACGAGGACATCGTCACCAAGAGTCCGGCCATGGACGGCGTGCGGGAACTCGTTTCGCTGGTATCGCGCAGCGAGAGCACGGTCCTGATCGAAGGCGAACCCGGCACCGGCAAGGAGCTGGTGGCCCGCGCCATCCACAACCTCGGCCCGAGGCGGGAACGGCCCTTCGTGGCCGTGAACTGCGGCGCCCTGCCGGATAGCCTGGCCGAGTCGGAGCTGTTCGGTTACGTCAGGGGCGCCTTCACCGACGCGCTCAAGGACAAGCCGGGTCGATTCGCCATGGCCGAGGGAGGGACCATCTTCCTGGACGAGGTGGGCGAGATCACGCCGGCGATACAGGTCAAGCTGCTACGCGTGCTGCAGGAGCGGGAATACACGCCGCTGGGCGGCGTCGCGCCAGCCAAGGCCGACCTGCGCGTCCTCGCTGCGACCAACCGGGACCTCTCCTCGGAGGTGGGCTACGGCCGCTTCCGCCAGGACCTGTTCTTCCGCCTGAACGTCGTCAGGATCAACATTCCGCCCCTGCGGGCCCGCCTGGAGGACCTGCCGCTGCTGGTGGACCATTTCATCCGCCGGTTCAACGTCCTGCAGGGCCGGCGCATCGCCGGCATCAGCGAGCGGGCCATGAGCCAGCTGTTGGGGTACGACTATCCGGGAAATGTGCGGGAACTGGAGAATGCCGTCGAGCATGCCTTCGTCGTCTGCGGCGCCAGCGTGATCGAGTGCGAGGACCTGCCGCCGCATATCCTTGGGGAGAACCTGTCCGCGGTGGCCGACGGATACGTCGCGCCCTCCCGTCCGGTGCGCCCGCTGCGTGACGCCGAGGCCGCCGCGATTCGCCGGGCCCTGACGCAAAGCGACGGCAACCGGACCCGGGCCGCCCGCCACCTGGGCATCTCACGCAACACCCTCTGGCGGAAGATGAAGCGGTACCGGATCGAATGAGATCCGCGGGACTTCAACGGTCTCGACGATCCGGATCGCGGTGCTTTCCGTCAGCTCCCCTCGCGCAACAGGTCGAAGGGCGTCTGCACGTTCTCGACCAGGACTTTCATCTCGTCGATGTCGAAGGCGCGCATGGTGTTTGTGCGCACGTTGCCGAGCGCGGACAAGGTGTAGGCGAAGGTCGCGGCCGCCTCGTCGCTCTCGGCCTCGAAGATATGGACCAGATCGTACCGGCCCACCGTCCACAACGTGTGCAGGATGTTGATGCCATGGCTCTTGATCTTTTCCGAGAACGCCTCGGCCCGGGCCGTGGTCTTGCGGAGATTCTTGATCCCGGTGTCCGTGAACACCAGCAGGCATACGTACTTGGCCATTGTTCCCTCCTGTTCGTTCGAACCACCCTTTGCTCCATTCTAGCATGGAGTTACGCCGCCGCACAAACGGA is a genomic window containing:
- a CDS encoding PAS domain-containing protein, encoding MTVPTWQSLQGDRLLDEIPHGVVVIDRDLRIVRCNHAFEEVFGPSRDKHCYEVYKDRADECEDCPTRATFADGRQRVLEESGLDLHGQTVHYMAQLTPLADADDEITHVAAITTDLTTTKRLQREYQTLFEKVPCYVTVLNRDRRVVKANEMFRRTFGEPRGEYCYRLFKHQHRECEDCPAARTFADGGSYTSRHVGTSRDGTPTHYVVSTAPLLWGDGDITHVIEMALDVTTTTEMEAELFRASAFRKALVENSLDAIVVTDENQQVVLMNRAAEELWRADRADLIGKKVPPQILPKQLQQAGGPGDDSVLLHETTITSLDGETIPVRLAGINLHQDGKLLGGAVIAQDRREVKELEREKITAERLAAVGQTVAGLAHGIKNVLMGIDGGMYAFRSGMRNGDNERMLKGWQMLEENIDRISTFVKEFLEFARGRKPEVKLVDPNLIAQKVVDLFRDKAAMSGITLDAELQEGIPYALMDEGGIQSCLDNLVSNALDACEICDRKDRRVVVRTREGEGALVIEVADNGSGIDYDIHKKVFTTFFSTKGANKGTGLGLLTTRKIVQQHGGKVSFESTVGEGSVFRLEFPRDRLPSLDDDEAA
- a CDS encoding sigma 54-interacting transcriptional regulator; amino-acid sequence: MSSALDPRYGSLIFEHIPHGIFTVDEFGAITGFNSAAERITGWERAEVIGSQCAKIFRSDHCEHACFLRHSIERGEQHRDEEVTITRRDGSELLVSVSTADLKDERGRVVGGVEMFRDLTVLAELRRRLEDRYTDEDIVTKSPAMDGVRELVSLVSRSESTVLIEGEPGTGKELVARAIHNLGPRRERPFVAVNCGALPDSLAESELFGYVRGAFTDALKDKPGRFAMAEGGTIFLDEVGEITPAIQVKLLRVLQEREYTPLGGVAPAKADLRVLAATNRDLSSEVGYGRFRQDLFFRLNVVRINIPPLRARLEDLPLLVDHFIRRFNVLQGRRIAGISERAMSQLLGYDYPGNVRELENAVEHAFVVCGASVIECEDLPPHILGENLSAVADGYVAPSRPVRPLRDAEAAAIRRALTQSDGNRTRAARHLGISRNTLWRKMKRYRIE
- a CDS encoding response regulator, giving the protein MEQAADKTVLVVDDEPNVRDYLAMILQDAGFNVVTAGDGREALELVRREPPDFISLDLIMPNMSGHKLLYELRRDKKLARIPVLVVTAHAGDEMGKEDLQDLLDNRVISGPGTYLEKPVNPKSYVQSIKRALGLEVEDAGEEKIGLREELQDSMGQASPEAMKKALEILRRSQKKD
- a CDS encoding GYD domain-containing protein, whose product is MAKYVCLLVFTDTGIKNLRKTTARAEAFSEKIKSHGINILHTLWTVGRYDLVHIFEAESDEAAATFAYTLSALGNVRTNTMRAFDIDEMKVLVENVQTPFDLLREGS
- a CDS encoding respiratory nitrate reductase subunit gamma, producing the protein MDTWIALARGPLFRISLAICLLGLAYRFGTAAWQIAAAQRRAGDRRLPHRTVLRATARWLLPWRLLRLRPLYGLASLLFHAGILLLPLFYVGHVTLWGAILPPWWPRLGRGASDAFTYLALAGLAVILLERLLVKASRDLSRAGDAGILLLLLALAASGYWAAHPSASPLAPRTMLLVHMLAGNLALVVTPLSKIVHCVLAPLTQLLGEVGWHFPAESGRRVAIALAKENEPI
- the nrfD gene encoding polysulfide reductase NrfD, whose product is MSENTATNSRLIATKAALWCLVGAAAVVVGVRYALGLGLTTALTDTTPWGMWIGFDVLSGVALAAGGFVLAAAVHIFGRERYHGIVRPAILTAFLGYLGVIIGLLVDLGRPWNIWRPVFQQNLHSPLFEVAMCVMLYTTVLALEFAPTALERWRRAQPVVRLLRRLVLPLVITGICLSTLHQSSLGTMFLLTEGRMHPLWYSPLQSPLFLISAVALGLGMVTLEGVVSAWLYRRKAEWQLFGGLTRAAAVVLGLYLVVRLVDLGVRGMLGHAVDGSGFAVLFWLELALSAVLPILLFTLPQSRGQPWAHGWGALLVVAGFVLHRADVGGISHVAITGEAYVPALTEVVTSLGIVAGLALVFLFCVERLRIWEEPPAAPDLFARTAFDPVGRQYIGAPWFGGGQRAVLALVVGAIAGVILVEAQVAVRERTRAAPVAAPKNALIVRAQNPSGPGHDFELVASSGETPFDAGVDLHPVILIDSGGAERYVLFEHEAHQGRLGGQTACALCHHRNVPLDLATSCAQCHRDMFETTDTFSHARHETALGGRESCATCHVDADAPKSRAAAKACDDCHRPPRPDATLVRATIELPAGLAPGYLDAMHGLCLRCHLQEDAAAGEPHLGRCATCHRNRFDDKDELIRRTRSVARAGGSGGPGLEEAKGMNP
- a CDS encoding 4Fe-4S dicluster domain-containing protein, translating into MSSFAILTDVTKCTGCEECVLACKVTNETGLRDTPRKWQGAATDLSSTRWTTIARTGNRHVRVHCRHCLEPGCAAACPVGALHTTDEGVVAYDPSICLGCRYCMVACPFRMTRYEWGSANPRVRKCILCYEKITGGELKQPACTAACPEGATIFGARDDLLAEARRRIGDDPNRYIDHVWGEHEVGGTSVLYISDVDLVQAGWPSQLPRDAVPELADMVLHTVPTTFVSVGMAMAGIHWVIKRRQKLAAEAAAATAAGPAAAETVTPGDEEQS
- a CDS encoding response regulator, which gives rise to MSPDKAGSRKILIVDDEPDVVTYLEMLLNDAGFRTMTAENGRVGFAKAQAEKPDLICLDITMPEESGIRCYRNLRENAELKSIPVVMVTAVTGVGGDPEPFKQFMSTRPQVPPPDGFFAKPIDREAFIAKVNELLA
- a CDS encoding (Fe-S)-binding protein, whose translation is MAIACSYYLEDLDDRELPQRFLDAFAAILAHSNYAPVLDAAARMKARCGRCADTCPVYQVSGEQRDIPCERSELLLQVYRRYFTLGGNLRARLGDTFVLTDAYISRMAEDYYRCTACRRCKLECPLGVDHGLITHLARWILAEIGITPKALVVATREQLDGKTHNTSAIPAPAMQDTCEFLVEDCVDLHGLKIAFPLDVAGAEYVFFPAVSDYLLEPDTLMGNAAVMMATGASWTIGTHNFDGINYGLFYSDRLLDRIVSNEVAEVRRLGAQKILIGECGHASRSAKVFVPTFCGGEDAPPVINIMEYTHAQWRAGKLKLRESVIKQRVTYHDPCNIARSGWITEQPREILRHICADFVEMTPNRQQNYCCGGGGGTVSIDEIRKFRTLTGGKAKADQIRATGAEIVVSPCANCKKQVAEVCQDHGLDVRVCGLHDLILEAIDPPEFMVVAKNGGDASAAQTATTAEEK